The following coding sequences are from one Capsicum annuum cultivar UCD-10X-F1 chromosome 3, UCD10Xv1.1, whole genome shotgun sequence window:
- the LOC124897153 gene encoding uncharacterized protein LOC124897153, giving the protein MTKSLGRFFWRCLEARGVSMVYVRAIKDMYDGGKTRVRTAGGDSEHFSVETGLHQGLTLSPFLFALVMDVLTRRIQGKVPRCMLFADDIVLIDEMREGVNEKLEVWRQTPESKGFRLSRSKTEYMECKFSDLRQEDDVVVRLDYQDVCKRDNFKYLGFMIQGNDEIDEDISNRIGAGWMKWRLASGVLCDKKVPLKLKGKFYKVAVRPAMLYGAECWPVKNSYIQKLKVAEMRMLRWMCGLTRGDRVRNEIVREKVVVASVEDKMREGRLRWFGHVMRKGTDAPVRRCERLALDGFWRRRSRPKKYWREVIRHDMEQLQLTEDMTLDRKVWRSRIRVKG; this is encoded by the coding sequence atgacaaagtccctagggaggtttttttggagatgcttagaggcaAGAGGGGTCTCGATGGTGTAcgtcagagctattaaggacatgtacgatggaggaaagactcGGGTGAGAACGGCGGGAGGGGACTCGGAGCATTTTTCAgtcgagacagggttgcatcagggtttgactcttagcccgttcctgtttgcgttggtgatggatgtgttgacgcgacgtATTCAAGGGAAGGTGCCACGGTGTATGTTGTTTGCGGACGAtatagtgttgattgatgagatgcgagagggtgtgaatgaaaaattggaggtttggaggcaaaccccgGAGTccaaggggttcaggttgagtaggtccaagacggagtatatggaatgcaagtttagcgacttgaggcaggaggacgatgTGGTGGTGAGACTGGATtaccaggatgtttgtaagagggataattttaagtatcttgggtttatgattcaggggaatgacgagattgatgaggatatctctaaccgtattggagcaggttggatgaagtggaggctcgcctcgggtgtgttgtgtgataagaaggtgccacttaagcttaaaggcaaattctataaagtggcagtccgtccagctatgttatatggagcagagtgttggccagtcaagaactcctacattcaaaaattgaaggtggcggaaatgagaatgttgcgttggatgtgtggacttactagaggtgatagagttcggaatgagataGTCCGGGAGAAGGTGgtagtggcttcggtggaggacaagatgcgggaaggaaggctgagatggtttgggcatgtgatgaggaagggcacggatgccccagttcgtaggtgtgagaggctagcgttggatggcttTTGGAGGAGGAGaagtaggccgaagaagtactggagggaagtgattagacatgatatggagcagttacagcttactgaggacatgaccctagatagaaaggtgtggaggtcgcggataagggtaaaAGGTTAG